The Osmia bicornis bicornis chromosome 12, iOsmBic2.1, whole genome shotgun sequence genome includes a region encoding these proteins:
- the LOC114880316 gene encoding uncharacterized protein LOC114880316 isoform X4 gives MSNPYRARPTRSKVDHNLGYGVHNQNVWNPVSRVFSEMPSNDSIQNQPPIVNQSKQQTDPWNNSWNWDFDKQTTDNQQQQSQQQEQQQHYVPSYTTQGQLISNSVQDHYYQNVNGNKSDLLNQNLMLDRNAPTTIANRPPTSNHSDTFKPYPNYTQYQQYPPPPPQAMSTKSGSLNFDQSQWTSEQSKNIPYGQQISNVQQQKDQAARPALVGSNYNWNKPDQTNLMTPHNWQSHGSLPGHVQDPKIEKEVHTFDDTGNQSVPLLQQSRSNQHLLSSTENREHSINEANNWSNQVTASASRRNSQNRENVLSSQSQQPAQAYNSSNEFISWSQAGSVDALQQWKHTDDAYSTQWSQEQQENNNLSEEIVKQDKTVVLATSDWQQNHTLSHHTLPNAIPTTEPSTDDERKKSIPSLHPNSLNSADANIHAKPNIVKPQLPDSRLNVSVTPETISTVASSENVSMQESNDFNLVSEPIERGKNNSAEELPAKLEQLNLGTKLNKHLENQNETKEGNPVMSEDAWNQNTASYKSTTPDNIPGLPLDYSLLPLLPPENQNVISQEHPVLNTYQMSNIKPMDNVAQSGYDQWYSQAALPHSSENTWYSKDHVCPPKEWVTEQNVENYENIQQPSEFVNLEVITKTPSLQKRDMYGSRDSINKETLDNDPKPVVNPIKETTNARDFRQEVNNIEVPSAPQSARPHALLQPEQVPDNYEFATNDRNTFLETGELTDSHQEHEPTPPSQDDENDEVPNDIPFLREVPGQSSSIDPRRNDPTGQEQYIQSGQRLSDPRRNDPSGQEQTVQLRNISDRSERRDVPPGQERNVSLLLRSDSDTMERRNDPSGRERSLPPQQSRNDPSGEERHQPQPQIMLEPSETREVPGRGNEPEDPTQQANENLRQIPGGASPNEVIQSSDDRPNGRIVTGSQEIASTGSTMQDQTSDSRNKREEAVGASVRENQGVAASSNRRDSYEDEDDEGSANSRDDSRERRRDSSSERRRYEYERKSTYYDREREYDDDYYYDRRRGGESDRTYAVRDEFDRREIPFREDDRKHHSRDDLDRHAREEIERRSRGKEELDERDGRRRPEDRRKERDDPRRRDREIRDYDSRYSREYLDRDRRRDERRSRRYDDYDIRDPYRREYYDDPYSRGSRPSSRSSYNDRDREYYMRARDPYYGYNGGYPGYDYGAHYASNYYAYIENLRRTNPAAYSEWYHKYYANQHQQQQQHISRGATNYPEDRASVHSGRSSCDERTTGDKRTIGDMSMLEDSITTSARMTPSKYSVSHVYGSFSIGSLIHVYPNYPTDGERAKIDIIRLDSLLSHDSVTRDLRAYPGPLIKQVGVTHKKTIIEYCESKIKKAASNEEMTDCASYILLYELMIMLIQQNGNVVGVDIAALLLRNKDAYPYDLNKQKDSGRRESVISQRSGTTVGDSVQSNQDATTSEKVESKPRKSVEQITDEFRNTLLYGLVQEALEYAMNEGLWGHALFLASKLDKRTHASVMTRFANSLPYHDPLQTLYQLHSGRTPAAVTAISDPRWDDWRPHLAMIISNTSANPEINRRSITTLGDTLSVRGDIHAAHFCYILAQVDFGAYEASNVKLVLIGANHHKPYNTFLSTEAVMLTEIYEYARNLSEPGFTLVDLQTFKFDLAVKMVDHGLIEKALLYIEQIAINITNEPSKYKKSFIDAVYNLGDRIRYHDPVYKESVDEATTLTWFNNLAEIVGKFQSGEINENEGYVPQSKIPQYNPNIGMQETKQKSNTIQSEYREGPTSMMEVASSNVQSDWQPLSLPSNVPEAYDQSIQYITNTDESSQYQQSQQQDYWNQDSYYQNNYGRNDSTVTNWQHQSTHTSYPSEQGDIDNSQQQEKWNYETEREEKTPTPEPSQPMISMTPSTRKQYDPLEELDALETPKQTSKSGATAKNVPEKSTQKKSSNTGGSWFGGLFSKLAPKPRNQMILPDDNNPTIVWDPVAKKWTNKDEDVDSSSTTLAPPPKASDMGFRAPVAEHTSEPSQPTQLSQPPSQADESTVNKFKLPKGRSMRANYIDVMNPNSMKNNAPPSSIPTPVTSPLVPMAASSPQLFIPAPVNDPNAPVDFLTPTSTPVAPSTNVSENTSQGGPMMYNPNEMKDHSVKNIQQQIRYPPR, from the exons ATGAGT AATCCTTATAGAGCCAGACCAACCAGGTCTAAGGTAGATCACAATTTAGGGTATGGAGTTCATAATCAAAATGTATGGAATCCAGTATCTAGAGTGTTCTCAGAAATGCCATCAAATGATTCTATTCAAAATCAACCACCCATTGTGAATCAGTCAAAACAACAAACTGATCCTTGGAATAATTCATGGAATTGGGACTTTGACAAACAAACAACGGATAATCAGCAACAACAGTCTCAACAGCAAGAGCAGCAACAGCACTATGTACCTTCGTATACAACTCAAGGGCAACTTATTTCCAATTCTGTTCAAGATCATTATTATCAAAATGTTAATGGTAACAAGTCAGATTTACTCAACCAGAACTTGATGCTAGATAGAAATGCACCAACAACAATTGCCAATAGGCCGCCAACTTCAAACCATTCGGACACCTTTAAACCTTACCCAAATTATACCCAATATCAGCAGTATCCGCCACCACCCCCTCAGGCAATGTCCACCAAATCTGGTTCTCTGAATTTTGATCAATCTCAATGGACAAGTGAACAGTCTAAAAATATTCCTTATGGACAACAAATATCAAATGTTCAACAACAAAAAGATCAAGCAGCGCGTCCTGCTCTAGTTGGTAGCAATTATAATTGGAACAAGCCTGATCAAACAAATTTAATGACTCCTCATAATTGGCAAAGTCATGGTAGTTTGCCAGGACATGTACAAGATCCAAAAATTGAGAAGGAGGTGCACACTTTTGATGATACAGGTAATCAAAGTGTACCACTGTTACAACAAAGTAGATCAAATCAGCACCTTTTATCTTCTACCGAAAATAGAGAACATTCCATAAATGAAGCAAATAACTGGTCCAATCAAGTGACCGCATCTGCTTCTCGTAGAAACAGCCAAAATCGCGAAAATGTATTATCCAGTCAAAGTCAACAACCAGCACAGGCTTATAATAGCAgtaatgaatttatttcttgGTCACAAGCAGGAAGTGTAGATGCTTTACAACAGTGGAAACACACAGATGACGCATATTCAACTCAGTGGTCGCAGGAGcaacaagaaaataataatttatcagAAGAAATCGTTAAACAAGATAAAACTGTTGTTCTTGCAACAAGTGACTGGCAACAGAATCATACATTATCTCATCACACTTTACCTAATGCGATTCCAACAACAGAACCTAGTACAGatgatgaaagaaaaaaatctaTTCCTTCGTTACATCCGAATTCTTTAAACTCTGCGGATGCTAATATACATGCAAAACCAAATATTGTTAAACCACAACTACCAGATTCTCGGCTTAACGTGTCTGTTACTCCTGAAACTATATCAACAGTTGCTAGCTCTGAAAATGTATCCATGCAGGAAAGCAATGATTTTAATCTAGTTAGCGAACCAATAGAACGgggaaaaaataattcagCAGAAGAATTACCAGCAAAATTAGAACAATTAAATCTTGGTACTAAACTGAACAAACATTTagaaaatcaaaatgaaacaaaagaaGGAAATCCTGTTATGTCTGAGGATGCATGGAATCAAAATACAGCTTCCTATAAGAGTACCACACCTGATAATATACCCGGTTTACCTTTGGATTATTCTTTACTACCTTTACTACCTCCGGAAAATCAAAATGTTATTAGTCAGGAACATCCAGTGCTCAATACATATCAAATGTCAAATATTAAGCCAATGGATAATGTAGCACAAAGTGGATACGATCAGTGGTACAGTCAAGCTGCGTTGCCGCATTCTTCGGAAAATACCTGGTATTCGAAGGATCATGTTTGCCCGCCCAAAGAATGGGTTACCGAACAAAATGTAGagaattatgaaaatattcaacAGCCTTCagaatttgttaatttagaaGTAATTACAAAAACGCCGTCGTTACAAAAACGCGATATGTATGGCTCTAGAGATTCCATAAATAAGGAAACTTTAGATAACGATCCGAAACCGGTTGTGAATCCAATCAAGGAAACAACTAACGCGCGTGATTTTAGGCAAGAAGTGAATAATATCGAGGTACCTTCTGCTCCGCAGTCAGCACGACCTCATGCGCTTCTTCAACCGGAACAGGTACCAGATAATTATGAGTTTGCGACAAACGATAGGAATACATTTTTGGAAACTGGAGAATTAACAGATTCTCATCAGGAACACGAACCTACACCGCCGAGTCAAGACGACGAAAACGATGAAGTGCCTAATGACATTCCTTTCTTGCGAGAAGTACCAGGACAATCGAGTTCCATAGATCCACGGAGAAACGATCCGACCGGACAGGAACAGTATATTCAATCCGGTCAAAGATTATCTGATCCAAGAAGAAACGATCCTTCCGGTCAGGAGCAGACTGTTCAGTTACGAAATATATCTGACAGATCAGAACGTCGCGACGTACCACCAGGACAGGAGAGAAACGTATCTTTACTTTTACGTTCAGACTCTGATACGATGGAGCGTCGAAACGATCCATCTGGAAGAGAACGATCTCTACCTCCGCAGCAGTCTCGCAACGATCCTTCTGGGGAGGAAAGGCATCAGCCTCAACCACAGATCATGCTCGAACCTAGCGAAACACGGGAAGTACCTGGAAGGGGTAACGAACCTGAAGATCCAACTCAGCAAGCTAATGAAAATCTGAGACAGATACCAGGAGGTGCATCTCCGAATGAAGTTATTCAAAGTTCAGACGACAGACCGAATGGCAGGATAGTTACAGGTTCTCAAGAAATCGCTTCTACAGGAT CTACGATGCAAGACCAAACTAGCGATTCAAGAAACAAACGCGAAGAAGCGGTTGGTGCTTCCGTACGCGAAAATCAGGGAGTTGCCGCATCATCGAATCGTAGAGATTCCTACGAAGACGAGGATGATGAAGGATCTGCGAATAGTAGAGACGATAGTAGAGAAAGACGTCGTGACAGTAGCTCGGAACGACGGCGATACGAATACGAACGAAAAAGCACATA TTATGATCGTGAACGAGAGTACGACgatgattattattatgatCGTCGTCGTGGAGGAGAAAGTGATCGAACGTACGCTGTACGCGATGAATTCGACCGTCGAGAAATTCCATTTCGAGAAGACGATCGCAAGCACCATAGTCGCGATGATCTGGATAGGCATGCGAGGGAAGAGATCGAGAGAAGAAGTAGAGGTAAAGAAGAGTTGGACGAAAGAGACGGCAGAAGGAGACCCGAGGATCGCAGAAAAGAAAGAGACGATCCGCGTCGCAGGGATAGAGAAATTAGAGACTATGATTCACGATATTCTAGAGAATATCTTGATCGCGATAGAAGAAGGGATGAAAGACGATCGAGACGATACGACGATTACGATATAAGAGATCCGTACAGACGAGAATATTACGATGATCCTTATAGCAGAGG ATCTAGGCCATCCAGTAGATCTTCTTACAACGACAGAGATCGAGAATATTATATGCGAGCAAGAGATCCTTACTACGGCTATAATG GAGGATATCCTGGATATGATTATGGTGCTCACTATGCTAGTAATTATTATGCGTATATAGAAAATTTACGACGTACAAATCCTGCTGCTTATTCTGAATGGTATCATAAATATTATGCTAATCAAcaccagcagcagcagcagcacaTATCTCGAGGTGCAACTAATTATCCAGAAGATAGAGCAAGTGTTCATTCGGGACGCAGCTCTTGCGACGAAAG AACGACAGGTGATAAACGAACTATAGGGGATATGTCTATGCTTGAAGATTCGATAACTACTTCGGCACGAATGACGCCATCCAAGTATTCCGTTTCTCATGTATACG ggAGTTTTTCAATTGGATCTCTAATACACGTATATCCAAATTATCCAACTGATGGTGAAAGAGCCAAAATTGACATTATTAGATTGGATAGCTTACTTTCACACGATTCTGTAACACGAGACTTACGAGCTTATCCTGGACCTCTAATTAAGCAAGT GGGTGTAACTCATAAGAAAACTATTATTGAGTATTGTGaaagcaaaattaaaaaagcaGCATCAAACGAAGAGATGACTGATTGTGCTTCGTATATACTTTTGTATGAACTGATGATTATGTTGATACAACAAAATGGA aatgtTGTTGGCGTTGATATAGCAGCGTTGTTACTTAGAAACAAAGATGCATATCCTTACGATCTTAACAAACAAAAGGATTCAGGAAGAAGGGAATCGGTGATATCGCAAAGATCAGGTACCACTGTCGGAGATAGTGTTCAAAGTAATCAAGATGCTACAACCTCTGAGAAAGTCGAAAGTAAACCACGAAAAAGTGTTGAACAAATAACAGACGAGTTTAGAAATACGCTACTTTATGGATTGGTTCAAGAAGCTCTAG AATATGCAATGAACGAAGGACTTTGGGGACATGCACTTTTCTTGGCTAGTAAATTAGATAAACGTACTCATGCATCTGTGATGACACGTTTTGCTAATAGTTTACCGTATCACGATCCGCTGCAAACTTTGTATCAACTTCATTCCGGCCGTACCCCGGCTGCTGTTACCGCTATATCAGATCCACGATGGGATGATTGGAGGCCTCATTTGGCTATGATCATATCGAATACGTCTGCCAATCCTGAAATCAATCGTCGTTCGATTACGACCCTCGGGGACACGCTTTCTGTACGAGGAGATATTCACGCTGCACACTTTTGTTACATACTTGCACAAGTTGACTTTGGTGCTTACGAAGCGAGTAATGTGAAACTCGTGTTAATTGGTGCAAATCATCATAAACCGTACAATACATTTCTGTCGACAGAAGCAGTCATGCTtacagaaatatatgaatacGCTAGAAATCTTAGCGAGCCAGGATTCACGTTGGTGGATCTTCAAACGTTTAAATTTGATTTAGCTGTAAAAATGGTGGATCATGGATTAATAGAGAAAGCTTTGTTGTACATAGAACAAATTGCAATAAATATTACCAATGAACCGTCAAAGTATAAGAAATCGTTCATCGATGCAGTGTACAATTTAGGAGACAGAATTAGATACCATGATCCAGTTTATAAAGAATCCGTAGATGAAGCTACAACCTTAACATGGTTTAATAATTTAGCTGAAATTGTGGGCAAATTTCAG tctggagaaattaatgaaaatgaagGTTACGTTCCACAATCAAAAATACCACAGTACAATCCAAATATAGGAATGCAGGAAACGAAACAAAAATCGAACACGATTCAATCCGAATACAGAGAAGGTCCAACATCAATGATGGAAGTAGCTTCGAGTAATGTGCAATCAGACTGGCAGCCTTTATCTTTGCCGTCCAACGTGCCAGAGGCATACGATCAAAGCATACAGTACATAACGAATACCGATGAATCGTCTCAATATCAACAATCTCAACAGCAGGATTATTGGAATCAAGATTCGTATTATCAGAATAATTATGGAAGAAACGATAGCACCGTTACCAATTGGCAACATCAATCAACACATACATCGTATCCTTCGGAACAAGGTGACATCGATAATTCACAGCAACAGGAAAAATGGAACTATGAG AcggaaagggaagaaaaaacaCCCACTCCTGAA ccgTCTCAACCAATGATTTCTATGACACCGTCTACAAGAAAACAGTATGATCCATTGGAAGAATTGGATGCACTCGAGACTCCGAAACAAACTTCGAAATCGGGAGCCACGGCTAAAAATGTTCCAGAAAAGTCAACACAGAAGAAATCTTCTAATACCGGAGGTTCTTGGTTCGGTGGTCTTTTTAGCAAGCTTGCCCCAAAACCAAGGAACCAGATGATTCTACCGGATGACAATAATCCGACG ATTGTTTGGGATCCTGTTGCTAAAAAATGGACGAACAAAGACGAAGACGTAGATAGCAGTTCTACAACATTAGCTCCACCTCCAAAAGCATCTGATATGGGATTTAGAGCACCTGTGGCAGAACATACCTCTGAGCCATCACAACCGACTCAACTATCTC